The genomic interval CTACAACGGTGACTTCAACGAGATCAAGAACAACCTTAACACCTGCATCGATGCTGTCAACGCACTCGTAGCTGACGCCAATATGTTGGCAGAAGCGGCTGTCGAGGGTCGGTTAGAGACCCGCGCTGATGCGAGTAAGCATGGCGGCGACTTTGCCAGGATCGTCAACGGCGTCAACAGCACCCTGGATGCCATCGTTGCTCCTGTCAACGAAGCGTCCGCGGTTCTAGAGAAAGTTGCCGAAAGAGATATGACCGCTCGTGTCAAGGGTAATTATCAAGGCGACTTCGCCAAGATTAAAGATGCGATCAACACTGCTGTCGGTAACCTCGATGGCGGCCTCACTCAAGTAGCTACTGGTTCTGAGCAGATCGTTTCCGCATCAGGCCAGATTAGCGCTGGCGGTCAATCACTGGCCCAAGGCGCTGCCGATCAGGCATCAGCGCTAGAAGAAGTAAGCGCAAGCCTGCAAGAAGCAGCATCTATGAGTGAACAAAACGCAAACAGCGCTCAAGAGGCGCGAACCCTTTCAGAGCATGCTCAAACAAGCGCTGGCCGAGGCGTTGATGGCATGAAGGGTCTCTCTGATGCCATCAACAAGATCAAAACCTCATCTGATGACACCGCTAAGATCGTCAAGACCATTGACGAGATTGCGTTCCAGACCAACCTGTTGGCGCTGAACGCTGCAGTTGAAGCTGCAAGAGCCGGTGACGCAGGCAAGGGATTTGCTGTTGTGGCTGAAGAAGTCCGCAACCTGGCCATGAGAAGCGCCGATGCTGCAAAGAACACTGCCAACTTGATCGAAGAATCGGTTAAGAACGCAGAGAACGGCGTAGGCATCAACGCTGAAGTCCTTAAGGTCCTGGAAGAAATCAATGACCAGGTCAATAAGGTCAGCCTA from bacterium carries:
- a CDS encoding methyl-accepting chemotaxis protein: YNGDFNEIKNNLNTCIDAVNALVADANMLAEAAVEGRLETRADASKHGGDFARIVNGVNSTLDAIVAPVNEASAVLEKVAERDMTARVKGNYQGDFAKIKDAINTAVGNLDGGLTQVATGSEQIVSASGQISAGGQSLAQGAADQASALEEVSASLQEAASMSEQNANSAQEARTLSEHAQTSAGRGVDGMKGLSDAINKIKTSSDDTAKIVKTIDEIAFQTNLLALNAAVEAARAGDAGKGFAVVAEEVRNLAMRSADAAKNTANLIEESVKNAENGVGINAEVLKVLEEINDQVNKVSLVMGDIAASSDQQRAAITQINSGVDQANRVTQQTAANSQESAAAAEELYAHAEEMQNMVSTFQLTDTITKTGKKNTKTKATLREAA